ACTGGTGAAAATGTTAttcgattttatttatatagcaccaattcacaacaacagtcacccaaaggtgctttatattataaaataAGTAACCCACAATATTAGAATGAAACCCAAAAAATTCCATGATTGAACCCCCTCTGAACAAACCTGTGGTAACACTGGGTAGAAAAAAAGTTCTGGGTTTGTACCCAGGGTCAGGGAGGGGCAGAGATCTGCCACAAATAATTTGGGAGTGAGTGGAAAGACAAGAAAGCAGAGAGAGGCAAGTCAAAAGACACACAATAGTACAATAAGCTCAGTTTCAGAATTTAGGAATTGGGAAAATATGCTTGAACTAAATGAGCATTTTGTGCAATAACAAGTTAgttcacaaaaaaaaaggaaaaaatgcatgtcaaaaagaaaatatcataCCAAAAATAGCATGTCTAGCATCTACATTTCTCCTCCCTTCATTGCATCTTCCTTTTTCTTCCAAAAGGAGTCAAaagaaaagtaatacaacagaGGATCCAGACAGCAGTTAGAAACAGTAAGACACACCAGCGGCATGATTTCTTTGTTATGTGCAGCTATTCCTATAGTCACAGGTAAGAACATGGCAAACAAAACCAAGTTCATGACAAAGATCAGCATAACTTTCATCTTGTTGCTGACCTTTGCAGAGTCACTGAGATGTCTGTGCAGAGTCCAAGACACCATAACGGTGCAAACAATGCTGACTGTTAGCATTGTGACCAGTAACTCAGTCTGAAGGTAAATAATTGCTAATCGAGTTTTACTCAATAAAAGCTCGTAAGAGTCATAAGATTTAAAACACGTTGAGTGTGGTCCTGCAAATGTTCTAGAAAGTCCAAACTCTCTGGGATATTCACCACCAGCAAAAAACTCCAGACGAATGCAGCTCCTTTCCAGGCATTGGACGGGGTTCTTAAATGGCGTGACCTCAGAGGATAAACCACAGCCAGCAATCTGTCCACACTGATGAAGGTGATAAACATAGCGCTGGAACGGATGTTGTCGCGAAAAAGCATTGTAATGATGAGGCACGCCATATTGCTCAGAGGCCAGGTGCCTGTGGCATGAAAGTAGATCCTCATGGGCAAAGAGATGATGAGTAGCAGGTCTGAGAATGCCAGGTTGACCACAAAGACAGCGTTTGGTGATTTGAGGCTGTGGCGGCGAAGAAGAATCCACAGTGCGATTGCATTGAGAGGCAGACCTATCACCATCACGCAGCCAAAGACCCAAGCATAAACTTGTTCATCttctgtggtgctgtttgataTGTTCATGATCAGAAAAGACGTTCTTTTTGGTCCTTTATGAAGTATCGCAGCCAAGCAGCGAACATGTCCTTCTGTGCTGTTCATCTGTGCGACGTGAGGGGAGCTAGCATGGAACAGGAAACTCTGGTTGTGGTTGCTGACGTAAATTAAGTTTGCTGTTTTCAAATGCAACACATGACACACCAGCTGATATTAACAACTCTACTCATTAGGATATGAATTATGGCAAGATGAAAGTAAGAGATGATAATGACTAACAGCAGGTCTGTAATAATCAGATTGCCCCAgcacaggggtcggcaacctgcgcttccggagccgc
The window above is part of the Pelmatolapia mariae isolate MD_Pm_ZW linkage group LG14, Pm_UMD_F_2, whole genome shotgun sequence genome. Proteins encoded here:
- the LOC134641599 gene encoding lysophosphatidic acid receptor 6-like, which encodes MVIGLPLNAIALWILLRRHSLKSPNAVFVVNLAFSDLLLIISLPMRIYFHATGTWPLSNMACLIITMLFRDNIRSSAMFITFISVDRLLAVVYPLRSRHLRTPSNAWKGAAFVWSFLLVVNIPESLDFLEHLQDHTQPIIYLQTELLVTMLTVSIVCTVMVSWTLHRHLSDSAKVSNKMKVMLIFVMNLVLFAMFLPVTIGIAAHNKEIMPLVCLTVSNCCLDPLLYYFSFDSFWKKKEDAMKGGEM